A segment of the Colletotrichum destructivum chromosome 3, complete sequence genome:
GTCCTGATCCTATTCCTCGGCGGCACCATCAGCCAATATCTCGCGAGCACCGGCACCGGGCCGTTTGCCTACGACTTCAAGCTCTTGAGTGGTGGGTTTCGTCACGAGAAGTGCTCGCTTGTCGGGATAGCAACTCAGACTAACGCTTCTGCTTCATAggcgctgccggcctcatcTACGGCTACACCCTCTTCGTCCCCGTCGCGCTCTATCTTGCCCTGCGCTACTTCGGCTCTGACTCGGCCAACCTACTCGAGCAATGGGCGCTCTACGGCTACGCCAACCTCATCTGGATCCCTGTCGCCCTTATTAGCTGGTCACCCATCAACATCCTCAACTGGGTCtttgtcgccgtcggctgcGGTCTCTCCATCGCATTCCTCCTGCGCAACCTCTACCCTGTGCTCAGCGCCACCGACCACCAGACGAGCAAGatcctgctcgtcgtcgttgtcgccctccacctcggcctgTCGCTCGCCATCAAGATCCTGTTCTTCGCCCACAACAGTCCCGTTGCGAGCAAGGACCCGGCAGCGGCGCaaccgcccgccgcggcgccccCGGCCGACGGCCAGCCTCCCAAGCCCGCATTCTTCTGATCCGTTTGTCATACGCAAACTGAAGATAAGAAAAGGACGGAAAGGACGAGGAATACTCTGTAAAGCCG
Coding sequences within it:
- a CDS encoding Putative Yip1 domain, protein Yip5/YIPF1/YIPF2, yielding MSRSGSGYDAVVDVDDEGDLGHTDLQDDLEFHSSNFQDSTPGARKAPASGLPPPATASSGSSKRFLWSINFYAQYFDVDTSAVLSRCWAALYPRANFLDVLEGNPDLYGPFWIATTVVLILFLGGTISQYLASTGTGPFAYDFKLLSGAAGLIYGYTLFVPVALYLALRYFGSDSANLLEQWALYGYANLIWIPVALISWSPINILNWVFVAVGCGLSIAFLLRNLYPVLSATDHQTSKILLVVVVALHLGLSLAIKILFFAHNSPVASKDPAAAQPPAAAPPADGQPPKPAFF